The region CGTCAAAGAAGTGCGCCATTTCCTGTGCGTAGGCCACGCGATAACGTTCCAGGAAAAAATCTTCCGGCTTGTCCACGCTGACGTTCACCGAACCATAGGCCGTCACTTCCGTCGGCTTGTGGTTGCCCGCTTGCAGCATGCCGGCGCTGCCCAGCACCTCAAAACGCTGGTCGTAGCCGTAGGCGGCGCGGCGCGAGGCATTGATCTGGCACAAACGTCCTTTTGCCGTGCGGATGGTGACGACGGCCGTATCGAGGTCGCCCGCTTCGCCGATGGCGGGATCGACGAGGCAACTGCCCGTGGCGTGCACGCTGACGGCTTCATCGTCGAGTATCCAGCGGAAGATGTCGAAATCGTGGATCAGCATATCCTTGAAGATGCCGCCCGATACCTTGATGTAGCTGACGGGAGGTGGACCCGGATCGCGGCTGGTAACGATCAGCAATTCCGGTGTGCCGATCTCGCCCGCTACGATGCGTGTCTTGACGGCATTGAAGGTCGGGTCATAGCGGCGCTGGAAGCCCAGCATGCACAGCACTTTGGCTTCCTTGACGGCGGCGGCGCAGGCACGCGCGCGGTCGAGGGTCAGGTCGACGGGTTTTTCGCAAAAGATGGCCTTGCCGGCGGCTGCCGAGCGCAGGATCAGGTCCGCGTGCGTGTCCGTGCTGGAGGCGATGACGACGGCCTTGACGGCGGGGTCGGCCAGTGCCGTCTCGACCGTCGCGCTGCTGCCGCCATGCAAGCCAGCCAGCGCGGCGGCCGCTTCCTGGTTGACGTCGACCACATACTTGAACTGCACGCCGGGTTGGGCAGCCAGGTTGGCCGCGTGGATTTTGCCGATGCGTCCGGCGCCGAACAACGCTACTTCAATCATCATGTTCTCCTGGGGTGTGGATTTCTTCGATGTCGAGCTCTAATTTGTATGCCAGCGCGATGAACAGCGCCTGGCACAGGCAGATGGTGCTGGTCAGCGAGCGGAAGGCGAAGGCGCTGCCCTCGGTGACGGTGAGCAGCGCGTCGGCGGCCCGCGCGAGCGGG is a window of Janthinobacterium rivuli DNA encoding:
- the iolG gene encoding inositol 2-dehydrogenase, coding for MIEVALFGAGRIGKIHAANLAAQPGVQFKYVVDVNQEAAAALAGLHGGSSATVETALADPAVKAVVIASSTDTHADLILRSAAAGKAIFCEKPVDLTLDRARACAAAVKEAKVLCMLGFQRRYDPTFNAVKTRIVAGEIGTPELLIVTSRDPGPPPVSYIKVSGGIFKDMLIHDFDIFRWILDDEAVSVHATGSCLVDPAIGEAGDLDTAVVTIRTAKGRLCQINASRRAAYGYDQRFEVLGSAGMLQAGNHKPTEVTAYGSVNVSVDKPEDFFLERYRVAYAQEMAHFFDALSHGTPLRTTVHDGLKALELAEAATLSWREQRVVTL